A part of Antennarius striatus isolate MH-2024 chromosome 21, ASM4005453v1, whole genome shotgun sequence genomic DNA contains:
- the LOC137588481 gene encoding glucagon-like peptide 1 receptor isoform X1: MSEVINRIQDIMAVCILLFLNLPKIEMTGGKVLEETYHKWVQYKESCIRMIQNEPALQGLFCNRTFDLYACWPDTPAGSFVNITCPFYLPWYDRVYQGVVRQHCNANGLWQREDNGQVWRDMTQCEEEEEVATQDMWFKQVMVSFKMLYTVGYSLSLSALIIALIILLSLRKLHCTRNYIHANLFLSLILRAVSVIVKDAMLEHHWGREIMKQTDVKEMLSHQAAIGCRIAQVMMQYCVLANHCWFFGEAIYLNSVLIASVLINNNRCLPYICLGWGTPLLFVVPWVVMKLLKENKECWAVNENMYYWWIIRLPILLISLVRLHNIDFLIFLKILKVIISKLRANNQSGYPDYKLRLAKATLTLIPLFGLHEIIFIFAADEQMTDVLLYVKVFLGIFISSFQGLLVAVLYCYANKEVREELRRKLQSWRTDADSSCFGQWLAALESRVETFSIATVPGRNRSAGTVTRDMAGRSPNPDISQIFTHQVQQNYPQCDDSLLNFPSVVNRVNTLQHGSQSDIEQSAAMQVSFVIHLQDPVELLPNVVNVDSD; this comes from the exons ATGTCTGAAGTCATTAACAGAATACAGGACATTATGGCTGTGTGCATCCTGCTGTTTCTCAACCTACCAAAG atTGAGATGACTGGTGGAAAAGTTTTAGAGGAGACTTATCACAAGTGGGTCCAGTATAAAGAAAGTTGTATCAGAATGATACAAAATGAGCCAGCCCTGCAGG GCCTGTTCTGCAACAGGACATTTGATCTATATGCCTGCTGGCCAGACACTCCTGCCGGCTCTTTTGTCAATATTACATGCCCTTTCTACCTGCCCTGGTATGACAGAG TGTACCAGGGTGTTGTGCGTCAGCACTGTAATGCCAATGGGCTGTGGCAGAGAGAGGATAATGGGCAGGTGTGGAGAGACATGACCCAGtgcgaggaggaagaagaggttgCAACTCAAGAT ATGTGGTTCAAACAAGTGATGGTGAGCTTCAAGATGTTGTACACTGTTGGTTATTCCTTATCCCTCTCTGCCCTCATCATTGCTCTTATCATTCTTCTGAGTTTAAG GAAACTGCATTGCACTCGGAACTATATTCATGCcaacctcttcctctcccttaTCCTGCGGGCTGTTTCTGTCATCGTAAAGGACGCCATGCTGGAACACCACTGGGGACGAGAGATCATGAAGCAGACTGATGTGAAAGAGATGCTCAGTCACCAG GCTGCTATTGGCTGCAGAATTGCACAAGTGATGATGCAGTACTGTGTCCTGGCCAATCACTGTTGGTTTTTTGGAGAGGCCATTTATTTGAATTCTGTGCTGATTGCCTCGGTattgatcaacaacaacagatgtttacCTTACATTTGTCTTGGCTGGG GAACTCCACTTCTGTTTGTGGTTCCCTGGGTTGTGATGAAGCTtttaaaagagaacaaaga GTGCTGGGCTGTCAATGAGAACATGTACTACTGGTGGATCATTCGTTTGCCAATCCTTCTCATTTCGCTCGTAAGGTTGCACAAT ATTGACTTTCTGATTTTCTTGAAGATCCTGAAGGTCATTATTTCTAAGTTAAGAGCAAACAACCAGAGTGGATACCCCGATTACAAACTTCG TCTTGCCAAGGCAACACTTACCCTCATCCCTCTGTTTGGTCTTCATGagatcatcttcatctttgctgCAGATGAGCAGATGACAGATGTTTTGCTTTATGTTAAAGTGTTCCTCGGCATTTTTATCAGTTCTTTTCAG GGATTACTTGTGGCTGTGCTGTACTGCTATGCCAATAAAGAG GTGAGAGAAGAGTTAAGAAGAAAGCTACAAAGCTGGAGGACAGATGCTGATTCTTCTTGCTTTGGACAATGGCTAGCCGCCCTTGAATCTCGGGTTGAAACCTTCTCCATTGCCACAGTTCCGGGGCGCAACAGGTCCGCAGGCACAGTGACAAGAGACATGGCTGGGCGTTCACCCAATCCTGATATTTCACAGATCTTTACTCATCAAGTTCAACAAAATTATCCACAATGTGATGATTCTTTGTTAAACTTTCCATCAGTAGTAAATAGAGTCAACACGCTGCAGCATGGGAGTCAGAGTGACATTGAGCAATCTGCCGCAATGCAGGTGTCTTTCGTAATCCACCTTCAAGACCCTGTGGAGTTACTCCCAAATGTTGTGAATGTAGATTCAGACTGA
- the LOC137588481 gene encoding glucagon receptor-like isoform X2, producing MSEVINRIQDIMAVCILLFLNLPKIEMTGGKVLEETYHKWVQYKESCIRMIQNEPALQGLFCNRTFDLYACWPDTPAGSFVNITCPFYLPWYDRVYQGVVRQHCNANGLWQREDNGQVWRDMTQCEEEEEVATQDMWFKQVMVSFKMLYTVGYSLSLSALIIALIILLSLRKLHCTRNYIHANLFLSLILRAVSVIVKDAMLEHHWGREIMKQTDVKEMLSHQAAIGCRIAQVMMQYCVLANHCWFFGEAIYLNSVLIASVLINNNRCLPYICLGWGTPLLFVVPWVVMKLLKENKECWAVNENMYYWWIIRLPILLISLIDFLIFLKILKVIISKLRANNQSGYPDYKLRLAKATLTLIPLFGLHEIIFIFAADEQMTDVLLYVKVFLGIFISSFQGLLVAVLYCYANKEVREELRRKLQSWRTDADSSCFGQWLAALESRVETFSIATVPGRNRSAGTVTRDMAGRSPNPDISQIFTHQVQQNYPQCDDSLLNFPSVVNRVNTLQHGSQSDIEQSAAMQVSFVIHLQDPVELLPNVVNVDSD from the exons ATGTCTGAAGTCATTAACAGAATACAGGACATTATGGCTGTGTGCATCCTGCTGTTTCTCAACCTACCAAAG atTGAGATGACTGGTGGAAAAGTTTTAGAGGAGACTTATCACAAGTGGGTCCAGTATAAAGAAAGTTGTATCAGAATGATACAAAATGAGCCAGCCCTGCAGG GCCTGTTCTGCAACAGGACATTTGATCTATATGCCTGCTGGCCAGACACTCCTGCCGGCTCTTTTGTCAATATTACATGCCCTTTCTACCTGCCCTGGTATGACAGAG TGTACCAGGGTGTTGTGCGTCAGCACTGTAATGCCAATGGGCTGTGGCAGAGAGAGGATAATGGGCAGGTGTGGAGAGACATGACCCAGtgcgaggaggaagaagaggttgCAACTCAAGAT ATGTGGTTCAAACAAGTGATGGTGAGCTTCAAGATGTTGTACACTGTTGGTTATTCCTTATCCCTCTCTGCCCTCATCATTGCTCTTATCATTCTTCTGAGTTTAAG GAAACTGCATTGCACTCGGAACTATATTCATGCcaacctcttcctctcccttaTCCTGCGGGCTGTTTCTGTCATCGTAAAGGACGCCATGCTGGAACACCACTGGGGACGAGAGATCATGAAGCAGACTGATGTGAAAGAGATGCTCAGTCACCAG GCTGCTATTGGCTGCAGAATTGCACAAGTGATGATGCAGTACTGTGTCCTGGCCAATCACTGTTGGTTTTTTGGAGAGGCCATTTATTTGAATTCTGTGCTGATTGCCTCGGTattgatcaacaacaacagatgtttacCTTACATTTGTCTTGGCTGGG GAACTCCACTTCTGTTTGTGGTTCCCTGGGTTGTGATGAAGCTtttaaaagagaacaaaga GTGCTGGGCTGTCAATGAGAACATGTACTACTGGTGGATCATTCGTTTGCCAATCCTTCTCATTTCGCTC ATTGACTTTCTGATTTTCTTGAAGATCCTGAAGGTCATTATTTCTAAGTTAAGAGCAAACAACCAGAGTGGATACCCCGATTACAAACTTCG TCTTGCCAAGGCAACACTTACCCTCATCCCTCTGTTTGGTCTTCATGagatcatcttcatctttgctgCAGATGAGCAGATGACAGATGTTTTGCTTTATGTTAAAGTGTTCCTCGGCATTTTTATCAGTTCTTTTCAG GGATTACTTGTGGCTGTGCTGTACTGCTATGCCAATAAAGAG GTGAGAGAAGAGTTAAGAAGAAAGCTACAAAGCTGGAGGACAGATGCTGATTCTTCTTGCTTTGGACAATGGCTAGCCGCCCTTGAATCTCGGGTTGAAACCTTCTCCATTGCCACAGTTCCGGGGCGCAACAGGTCCGCAGGCACAGTGACAAGAGACATGGCTGGGCGTTCACCCAATCCTGATATTTCACAGATCTTTACTCATCAAGTTCAACAAAATTATCCACAATGTGATGATTCTTTGTTAAACTTTCCATCAGTAGTAAATAGAGTCAACACGCTGCAGCATGGGAGTCAGAGTGACATTGAGCAATCTGCCGCAATGCAGGTGTCTTTCGTAATCCACCTTCAAGACCCTGTGGAGTTACTCCCAAATGTTGTGAATGTAGATTCAGACTGA
- the LOC137588481 gene encoding glucagon receptor-like isoform X3, with translation MSEVINRIQDIMAVCILLFLNLPKIEMTGGKVLEETYHKWVQYKESCIRMIQNEPALQGLFCNRTFDLYACWPDTPAGSFVNITCPFYLPWYDRVYQGVVRQHCNANGLWQREDNGQVWRDMTQCEEEEEVATQDMWFKQVMDAMLEHHWGREIMKQTDVKEMLSHQAAIGCRIAQVMMQYCVLANHCWFFGEAIYLNSVLIASVLINNNRCLPYICLGWGTPLLFVVPWVVMKLLKENKECWAVNENMYYWWIIRLPILLISLVRLHNIDFLIFLKILKVIISKLRANNQSGYPDYKLRLAKATLTLIPLFGLHEIIFIFAADEQMTDVLLYVKVFLGIFISSFQGLLVAVLYCYANKEVREELRRKLQSWRTDADSSCFGQWLAALESRVETFSIATVPGRNRSAGTVTRDMAGRSPNPDISQIFTHQVQQNYPQCDDSLLNFPSVVNRVNTLQHGSQSDIEQSAAMQVSFVIHLQDPVELLPNVVNVDSD, from the exons ATGTCTGAAGTCATTAACAGAATACAGGACATTATGGCTGTGTGCATCCTGCTGTTTCTCAACCTACCAAAG atTGAGATGACTGGTGGAAAAGTTTTAGAGGAGACTTATCACAAGTGGGTCCAGTATAAAGAAAGTTGTATCAGAATGATACAAAATGAGCCAGCCCTGCAGG GCCTGTTCTGCAACAGGACATTTGATCTATATGCCTGCTGGCCAGACACTCCTGCCGGCTCTTTTGTCAATATTACATGCCCTTTCTACCTGCCCTGGTATGACAGAG TGTACCAGGGTGTTGTGCGTCAGCACTGTAATGCCAATGGGCTGTGGCAGAGAGAGGATAATGGGCAGGTGTGGAGAGACATGACCCAGtgcgaggaggaagaagaggttgCAACTCAAGAT ATGTGGTTCAAACAAGTGATG GACGCCATGCTGGAACACCACTGGGGACGAGAGATCATGAAGCAGACTGATGTGAAAGAGATGCTCAGTCACCAG GCTGCTATTGGCTGCAGAATTGCACAAGTGATGATGCAGTACTGTGTCCTGGCCAATCACTGTTGGTTTTTTGGAGAGGCCATTTATTTGAATTCTGTGCTGATTGCCTCGGTattgatcaacaacaacagatgtttacCTTACATTTGTCTTGGCTGGG GAACTCCACTTCTGTTTGTGGTTCCCTGGGTTGTGATGAAGCTtttaaaagagaacaaaga GTGCTGGGCTGTCAATGAGAACATGTACTACTGGTGGATCATTCGTTTGCCAATCCTTCTCATTTCGCTCGTAAGGTTGCACAAT ATTGACTTTCTGATTTTCTTGAAGATCCTGAAGGTCATTATTTCTAAGTTAAGAGCAAACAACCAGAGTGGATACCCCGATTACAAACTTCG TCTTGCCAAGGCAACACTTACCCTCATCCCTCTGTTTGGTCTTCATGagatcatcttcatctttgctgCAGATGAGCAGATGACAGATGTTTTGCTTTATGTTAAAGTGTTCCTCGGCATTTTTATCAGTTCTTTTCAG GGATTACTTGTGGCTGTGCTGTACTGCTATGCCAATAAAGAG GTGAGAGAAGAGTTAAGAAGAAAGCTACAAAGCTGGAGGACAGATGCTGATTCTTCTTGCTTTGGACAATGGCTAGCCGCCCTTGAATCTCGGGTTGAAACCTTCTCCATTGCCACAGTTCCGGGGCGCAACAGGTCCGCAGGCACAGTGACAAGAGACATGGCTGGGCGTTCACCCAATCCTGATATTTCACAGATCTTTACTCATCAAGTTCAACAAAATTATCCACAATGTGATGATTCTTTGTTAAACTTTCCATCAGTAGTAAATAGAGTCAACACGCTGCAGCATGGGAGTCAGAGTGACATTGAGCAATCTGCCGCAATGCAGGTGTCTTTCGTAATCCACCTTCAAGACCCTGTGGAGTTACTCCCAAATGTTGTGAATGTAGATTCAGACTGA